The following nucleotide sequence is from Pirellulales bacterium.
GCCAGGCCGAGCTGTTTCATCTGGTTCGCGCACGACATCCGCCGCGCCGCCGCACGCGCGCTCTGCACCGCGGGAATCAAGATGGCTACAAGAATGCCGATGATCGCCAGCACGACCAGCAATTCGATCAACGTGAGTCCGCGGCGCTGGGAACGCATCATCGGCGGTTTTGGCGCGAATACCTCTTCCAGTACACGAGCGAGCAAAGTGCTCCGGCCGACATGAGTGCCAGCGTGCCCGGCTCGGGAACCGCGGTTGCGGCGTTCGTGCTAGGCAATGTCTGCAACCAGTTGGAGGAGATCAAGGCAAGGTCTTGACTGTTGACGATGCCGTCCTCGTTGACGTCGCCGGCCTGCAACACGCCGGTTTGTAGCCAATTGCTCGAGACTGCGGCCAAATCCTGGCTATTGACGATGCCGTCGTTATTGGCGTCGCCATGCAGATAGGGGACGGCGCTTACGACGTAGTTATCGAAGTAGCCGTTGTCCGCCGAATTCGAAAATGTGCCAATGTCGAGCGCCGCGGCGACGATATCGACCGACGATTGTGTGACAAACGGCACGCCCGCGGCCAGTGGTACGCCGTTCATCGTCAGGTTGACCGTGCGGGTCGTATAGTCCAAAGTGAAATCAAAATGCACGAAACTGCCCGCGCTGATCGGGGCGCCGTAAAATTCGGAGCGAATGCCCGTGCCGTTGGGGTCGATCTGTCCTTGGCTGTTGATCGGCACCGACACGAACGCCCGGATCTGTCCATTGTCGTCCTGCAGCCCGAATCGGCTTGTCCGATTTACGCCATCGTCATAGACATCGATCGCGTAAACGGGACTGCTATCGACGTCATTTGGCGACAGCGTACGGGCCATATCAACCTGAATGTCGACTCTCTCGTCCGGCCCAGGTGCGTAAAAGATGCCGGGGAATGCAAACGAGGCGTCGTTCAATCCGCCGCCGTTGGCTTGCACAGCCTGCGCCCCTGAGGCCACGGTCGAGGATTCGACGACATACGCCGTGGGGCTTCCCCCTGCGGATTGCCAAGGATTGTTGTCATCCTGGCCGATTAGAGGGCTTCCCGCCGTGAACGTCGGTGCTTCAAAGCCGTTTGAGTTGTACAGGATCGTCTGACTACGGGCACTTGCCACGAGGGAAAGCACCAACAGAGCAGGCAGAGGACGAGCGAGGAGATTCGAGCGCATGGTGATCCTTCTAAAGCGGAGCAACGAACAGCATCTGTGCCGTCGCCCGAGAGCAATTCGCACGCCGTGAGCGGGCGAAATCGGAGGGTGTTGGTCGCGATCGCGCCCGTTCCGCCGCACAGTAGTCGCTTTTGACCGATCGCCTGTTCGTACGGCCACCCGGATCGCGGCGCGGGCAGATGAAATATGCGGCGCGCGTGGCGAATTCTTCGCCGCACCGCGATACTACCTATGAGGGGCTATAAGAGCGGTTCCGCTCACTTCCCCGCCGCCGCGCGGCTGTCGAATGATGCCGGCTCTTGTGACAAATTGACCCTCATGCGGTGCGGGAGCGGTTCGAGGTTAC
It contains:
- a CDS encoding dockerin type I domain-containing protein, producing MRSNLLARPLPALLVLSLVASARSQTILYNSNGFEAPTFTAGSPLIGQDDNNPWQSAGGSPTAYVVESSTVASGAQAVQANGGGLNDASFAFPGIFYAPGPDERVDIQVDMARTLSPNDVDSSPVYAIDVYDDGVNRTSRFGLQDDNGQIRAFVSVPINSQGQIDPNGTGIRSEFYGAPISAGSFVHFDFTLDYTTRTVNLTMNGVPLAAGVPFVTQSSVDIVAAALDIGTFSNSADNGYFDNYVVSAVPYLHGDANNDGIVNSQDLAAVSSNWLQTGVLQAGDVNEDGIVNSQDLALISSNWLQTLPSTNAATAVPEPGTLALMSAGALCSLVYWKRYSRQNRR